The DNA region CGTCGTCGGTTCGTCGAGCAGCAGCAGCGGAGTCTGCTGGGCGAGGGCCATGGCGATCCAGACGCGCTGGCGCTGCCCGCCGGACAGCTCGTCGACGTAACGCCCGGCGAGCTCGTCGACGCCGGTCGACTCCATGGACTCCCGCACGACCCGCTCGTCCTCGGGCGACCACTGGCGCAGCAGCCCCTGGTGCGGGTAACGGCCGCGCGAGACGAGGTCGGCGACCGTGATGCCGTCGGGGGCTATGGAGGTCTGGGGCAGCAGCCCGAGCATCCTGGCGACCTTCTTGGCGGGCAGCCCGTGGATGGACTGCCCGTCCAGCAGCACCTCCCCGCGGCCGGGCTTCAGCATCCGCGCGAGCGCCCGCAGCAGGGTCGACTTGCCGCAGGCGTTGGGACCGACGACGACCGTGAAGGAGTTGTCCGGGATCTTGACCGAGAGGTTCTCGGCGATCGTGCGGCGGTCGTAACCGAGGGTCACCGATTCTGCGGTGAGGCGCTGCATGGTCGTACTCCTCGAGTGGATGGCGTGGGTCCGAGGGGCGGTGCCGGAGCGGCGGCGCGGTTGCGGGTCCGAACGCGGCCCGGGGACTCTCGACCGACACGAGGTAAGGCTA from Streptomyces sp. NBC_01754 includes:
- a CDS encoding ABC transporter ATP-binding protein; translated protein: MQRLTAESVTLGYDRRTIAENLSVKIPDNSFTVVVGPNACGKSTLLRALARMLKPGRGEVLLDGQSIHGLPAKKVARMLGLLPQTSIAPDGITVADLVSRGRYPHQGLLRQWSPEDERVVRESMESTGVDELAGRYVDELSGGQRQRVWIAMALAQQTPLLLLDEPTTYLDIQHQIDVLDLCAELHETQGRTLVAVLHDLNHAARYATHLIAMRQGEIIAEGAPGDIVTAELVEEVFGMRCQIIDDPETGTPLVVPAARRKRTAAV